A section of the Candidatus Latescibacterota bacterium genome encodes:
- the nrdR gene encoding transcriptional repressor NrdR, whose protein sequence is MKCPFCSHKEDRVVDSRSTRDDEAVRRRRECLGCGARYTTYEYVERSPVTVVKADGRRVSFDREKILHGLLRACEKRPVSRESLEQLVEDVERDVVYASLGGELTSQAIGEAVMERLAALDEVAYVRFASVYRRFADLSHFSAELNRLLDQRDQEGKR, encoded by the coding sequence GTGAAGTGCCCCTTCTGCTCGCACAAGGAAGACCGCGTCGTGGACTCGCGGAGCACCCGCGACGATGAGGCCGTGCGCCGCCGCCGCGAGTGCCTGGGCTGCGGCGCGCGCTACACCACCTACGAGTACGTGGAGCGCAGTCCCGTCACCGTGGTCAAGGCCGACGGCCGCCGCGTGTCCTTCGACCGCGAGAAGATCCTCCACGGCCTGCTGCGGGCCTGCGAGAAGCGGCCGGTGTCGCGCGAATCGCTCGAGCAGCTGGTGGAGGACGTCGAGCGCGACGTGGTCTACGCCAGCCTCGGCGGCGAGCTGACCTCGCAGGCCATCGGCGAGGCCGTGATGGAGCGCCTGGCGGCCCTGGACGAGGTGGCCTACGTGCGCTTCGCGTCCGTCTACCGGCGTTTCGCCGATCTCAGCCACTTCTCCGCCGAGCTCAACCGGCTTCTCGATCAACGTGACCAGGAGGGAAAACGATGA
- the rsfS gene encoding ribosome silencing factor, with product MKTGTDSHALAREAAQFALEKKAEDLLVLDLRGLSPIADFFVLATGLSEAHVKSITDGVRDGLLESERKAKPWHMEGYDTLRWVLLDYVHVVVHVFRSETRDYYGLERFWGDAPREEIADPPAPPAGRPQA from the coding sequence ATGAAGACAGGCACCGACAGCCACGCCCTGGCGCGGGAAGCCGCCCAGTTCGCCCTCGAGAAGAAGGCCGAGGACCTGCTCGTCCTCGACCTGCGCGGGCTGAGTCCCATCGCGGACTTCTTCGTGCTGGCCACGGGGCTGAGCGAGGCGCACGTCAAGTCCATCACCGACGGCGTGCGCGACGGCCTGCTCGAGAGCGAGCGCAAGGCCAAGCCCTGGCACATGGAGGGCTACGACACCCTGCGCTGGGTGCTGCTGGACTACGTCCACGTGGTGGTGCACGTCTTCCGCAGCGAGACGCGCGACTACTACGGCCTCGAGCGCTTCTGGGGCGACGCGCCCCGCGAGGAGATCGCCGACCCGCCCGCGCCCCCAGCGGGGAGGCCGCAGGCGTGA
- a CDS encoding HD-GYP domain-containing protein has product MATFLSGRSRAFIAYYFGVSLLGYVALYFWSQDLDPRRWLEYAIFILLVVIADLVNVTLPHGGASISVSTPITFASIVIFGPFPAAWMEAVSAIVVEGLVNRRPLEKIFFNVPVLALSTGVAGMAFQALPYSDRLTSPLFLVPLVVCGIVHWLVNTTLVSTIIGLSDGRNPLRIWRSNYFWNLRHLVAFVPLTAIIILVYRFTAPWTLALFIIPLLLLRYAYRLYLDMKETHIATLTALTSALDAKDAYTHGHSYRVSRYALMLARALGIPSKRMELLEYAALLHDIGKIGVSGDIISKDGKLTDEEYRAMKAHPAIGAKIIERLKFLNESAQIVKYHHERPDGRGYPDGLKGEEIPFEARILQVCDTLDAMTSTRSYRKARSVEEALEEFKRHRGTQFDPEVVDALVGLHGRGELVLIGDELPVEIYDALQDY; this is encoded by the coding sequence GTGGCCACATTTCTCAGCGGTCGTAGCCGCGCCTTCATCGCCTACTACTTCGGGGTCAGCCTGCTCGGCTACGTGGCGCTCTACTTCTGGTCCCAGGACCTGGACCCCCGGCGCTGGCTCGAGTACGCGATCTTCATCCTCCTGGTGGTCATCGCCGACCTGGTGAACGTGACGCTGCCGCACGGCGGCGCGTCGATCAGCGTCTCCACGCCGATCACCTTCGCGTCCATCGTGATCTTCGGGCCCTTTCCCGCCGCCTGGATGGAGGCGGTGAGCGCCATCGTGGTGGAGGGGCTGGTGAACCGCCGGCCGCTGGAGAAGATCTTCTTCAACGTGCCGGTGCTGGCGCTGTCCACGGGCGTGGCGGGCATGGCCTTCCAGGCGCTGCCCTACAGCGACCGGCTGACGAGCCCGCTCTTCCTGGTGCCGCTGGTGGTCTGCGGGATCGTCCACTGGCTGGTGAACACCACCCTCGTGAGCACGATCATCGGGCTGAGCGACGGCCGCAACCCGCTGCGCATCTGGCGCAGCAACTACTTCTGGAACCTGCGGCACCTGGTGGCCTTCGTGCCGCTGACGGCCATCATCATCCTCGTCTACCGCTTCACGGCGCCCTGGACGCTGGCGCTGTTCATCATCCCGCTGCTGCTCCTTCGCTACGCCTACCGCCTCTACCTGGACATGAAGGAGACGCACATCGCCACCCTGACCGCGCTCACCAGCGCGCTCGACGCCAAGGACGCCTACACCCACGGCCACTCCTACCGCGTGAGCCGCTACGCGCTGATGCTGGCGCGGGCGCTGGGCATCCCGTCCAAGCGCATGGAGCTGCTCGAGTACGCGGCCCTGCTGCACGACATCGGCAAGATCGGCGTGAGCGGCGACATCATCTCCAAGGACGGCAAGCTCACCGACGAGGAGTACCGCGCCATGAAGGCCCACCCGGCCATCGGCGCCAAGATCATCGAGCGGCTCAAGTTCCTCAACGAGTCGGCGCAGATCGTGAAGTACCACCACGAGCGGCCCGACGGCCGCGGCTATCCCGATGGCCTCAAGGGAGAGGAGATTCCCTTCGAGGCGCGCATCCTGCAGGTCTGCGACACGCTGGACGCCATGACCAGCACCCGCTCCTACCGCAAGGCCCGCTCGGTGGAGGAGGCCCTGGAGGAGTTCAAGCGCCACCGGGGCACGCAGTTCGATCCCGAGGTGGTGGACGCCCTCGTAGGCCTGCACGGCCGGGGCGAGCTGGTGCTCATCGGCGACGAGCTGCCGGTGGAGATCTACGACGCCCTCCAGGACTACTAG
- a CDS encoding polyprenyl synthetase family protein, with the protein MKPAFLKGIKLGSAPLRSAMDRDLAQVERLIRESLRSDLPFIEGLNETVLAPRGKRLRPALVLLAAGRPGESSGAVLLAGAVVEMIHTATLLHDDVVDGSLRRRGRPTLNAEVGDGAAILMGDYVYSRAITLLVEAELTQVLGLLATTVHRMSVGELLQLDLRRSRLLSEEAYRHVIYEKTARLIEACCQSGAILSGADARTVTAFGDFGRNVGMAFQIVDDVLDYAADPDTLGKPVGSDIAEGKQTLPLLLAHAAAPPAERARLETLLADTNGGREEILSLVDSLGGARAALAEARRYGESAREALGRLPAGEVRDALDATVDYVIEREL; encoded by the coding sequence ATGAAGCCTGCCTTCCTCAAGGGCATCAAGCTGGGCAGCGCGCCGCTGCGCAGCGCCATGGACCGCGATCTGGCCCAGGTGGAGCGCCTGATCCGCGAGAGCCTGCGCTCGGACCTGCCCTTCATCGAGGGGCTGAACGAGACGGTCCTCGCGCCCCGCGGCAAGCGCCTGCGCCCGGCCCTGGTGCTGCTGGCCGCCGGGCGGCCGGGCGAGTCGTCAGGCGCCGTGCTGCTGGCCGGCGCGGTGGTGGAGATGATCCACACCGCCACGCTGCTGCACGACGACGTCGTGGACGGCAGCCTGCGGCGGCGGGGGCGTCCCACGCTGAACGCCGAGGTCGGCGACGGCGCCGCGATCCTCATGGGCGACTACGTCTACTCGCGCGCGATCACGCTGCTGGTGGAGGCCGAGCTGACCCAGGTGCTGGGACTGCTCGCCACCACGGTGCACCGCATGAGCGTGGGCGAGCTGCTGCAGCTCGACCTGCGGCGCAGCCGGCTGCTCTCCGAGGAGGCCTACCGTCACGTCATCTACGAGAAGACGGCCCGGCTGATCGAGGCCTGCTGCCAGAGCGGCGCGATCCTGTCGGGCGCGGACGCGCGGACCGTCACTGCCTTCGGCGACTTCGGGCGCAACGTGGGCATGGCCTTCCAGATCGTCGACGACGTCCTCGACTACGCCGCCGACCCCGACACCCTGGGCAAGCCCGTGGGCAGCGACATCGCCGAGGGCAAGCAGACCCTGCCGCTGCTGCTCGCCCACGCCGCGGCGCCGCCGGCGGAGCGCGCGCGGCTGGAGACGCTCCTGGCCGACACCAACGGCGGGCGCGAGGAGATCCTGAGCCTGGTGGATTCCCTGGGCGGCGCGCGGGCCGCGCTGGCCGAGGCGCGCCGCTACGGCGAGTCGGCGCGCGAGGCGCTGGGCCGTCTGCCCGCCGGCGAGGTGCGCGACGCCCTGGACGCCACCGTGGACTACGTCATCGAGCGCGAACTCTGA
- a CDS encoding arginine--tRNA ligase: MKERLAALLADYFRTQFPALNWAFDGGDQGPAEFAVQPPRDAAHGDLASNAAMVTAKLCGQPPRELALALARWCEERLPGLRAEVAGPGFLNFRLPVAAHQDLVARILAAGADYGRSEAGGGQKVDLEFVSANPTGPPVVVSARAAAFGSTLANLLAFSGHAVTREYYLNDAGSQVDALGESLRARWRELQGEPLALPENGYHGLYVKAMAEALDPSQVAAWETLPAEARGRAYAEHALAGIVESLRSEMSRFRTDFDVWFSERSLHDGGKLDEALSLFEAKGLVYEADGARWFRSSDFGDDKDRVVLRSDGRPTYFLADAAYHLDKLRRGYDKALNVLGPDHHGHVARMQAIAQAIGAPEGWLEILLLQWVTLVENGETVAMSKRAGEFVTMGDLVDDVGVDVARTYFLARRRDSHLEFDLVQAREQSSKSRVFYAQYATARIAGILRKAEEAGLDAAPEGEDLARLTSEEELGLIRTLAEFPDQVAGAAAAREPNRLFNYLSDVAAGFHRFYHERQVVGDDAALSRARLALCRATRQVLANGLGLMAVDAPERM; this comes from the coding sequence GTGAAGGAACGGCTGGCCGCCCTGCTGGCGGACTACTTCCGCACGCAGTTTCCCGCGCTGAACTGGGCCTTCGACGGCGGCGACCAGGGTCCGGCGGAGTTCGCCGTGCAGCCGCCGCGGGACGCCGCGCACGGCGATCTCGCGAGCAACGCCGCCATGGTGACGGCCAAGCTCTGCGGGCAGCCGCCGCGGGAGCTGGCCCTCGCGCTAGCGCGCTGGTGCGAGGAGCGTCTGCCGGGGCTGCGGGCCGAGGTGGCCGGGCCTGGCTTCCTCAACTTCCGGCTGCCCGTTGCGGCGCATCAGGACCTGGTGGCGCGCATCCTGGCGGCGGGCGCCGACTACGGGCGCAGCGAGGCCGGCGGTGGCCAGAAGGTCGACCTGGAGTTCGTCAGCGCGAATCCGACGGGTCCGCCGGTGGTGGTCAGCGCGCGGGCGGCGGCCTTCGGCTCCACGCTCGCCAACCTGCTCGCCTTCTCGGGCCACGCGGTCACGCGCGAGTACTACCTGAACGACGCCGGCTCGCAGGTGGACGCCCTGGGCGAGAGCCTGCGCGCGCGCTGGCGCGAGCTGCAGGGCGAGCCGCTGGCGCTGCCCGAGAACGGCTATCACGGGCTCTACGTCAAGGCGATGGCCGAGGCGCTGGATCCGTCCCAGGTGGCCGCCTGGGAGACGCTGCCCGCCGAGGCCCGGGGCCGGGCCTACGCCGAGCACGCGCTGGCCGGCATCGTCGAGAGCCTGCGCAGCGAGATGTCCCGCTTCCGCACGGACTTCGACGTGTGGTTCAGCGAGCGCAGCCTCCACGACGGCGGCAAGCTGGACGAGGCGCTGTCCCTCTTCGAGGCGAAGGGTCTCGTCTACGAGGCCGACGGCGCGCGCTGGTTCCGCTCCAGCGACTTCGGCGACGACAAGGACCGCGTCGTGCTGCGCAGCGACGGCCGCCCCACCTACTTCCTCGCGGACGCCGCCTACCACCTGGACAAGCTGCGGCGCGGCTACGACAAGGCGCTGAACGTGCTGGGGCCGGACCACCACGGGCACGTCGCCCGCATGCAGGCCATCGCCCAGGCCATCGGCGCGCCCGAGGGCTGGCTCGAGATCCTGCTGCTGCAGTGGGTCACGCTCGTGGAGAACGGCGAGACGGTGGCCATGAGCAAGCGCGCGGGCGAGTTCGTCACCATGGGCGATCTGGTGGACGACGTGGGCGTGGACGTCGCGCGCACCTACTTCCTCGCGCGGCGGCGGGACAGCCACCTGGAGTTCGACCTGGTGCAGGCCCGCGAGCAGAGCAGCAAGTCGCGCGTCTTCTACGCGCAGTACGCCACGGCGCGCATCGCGGGGATCCTGCGCAAGGCCGAGGAGGCGGGGCTGGACGCCGCCCCCGAGGGCGAGGACCTGGCGCGCCTGACCAGCGAGGAGGAGCTGGGCCTGATCCGGACGCTCGCCGAGTTCCCCGACCAGGTGGCCGGCGCCGCGGCGGCGCGCGAGCCGAACCGACTCTTCAACTACCTCAGCGACGTGGCCGCCGGCTTCCATCGCTTCTACCACGAGCGCCAGGTGGTGGGGGACGATGCGGCGCTGAGCCGCGCCCGGCTGGCCCTCTGCCGCGCCACGCGGCAGGTGCTGGCGAACGGGCTCGGCCTGATGGCCGTGGACGCGCCCGAGCGAATGTAG
- the tatC gene encoding twin-arginine translocase subunit TatC, with translation MAASSSERDSLPRMPFLQHLEALRSVLITALVVVGVGTLVAWPFAGRLLDFVIRLLPDDMPAHVFAPAEAFLIRLKVSAAAGLFAGAPIVLWKVWSFLAPALYRAERRRVSALFILSTLLFYAGTAFAYLVIIPITMGYFFRLLTDSMQMTIGVTQLFGVVAKLSVAFGVVFQLPLVIFLLTLLGLVSPRWLLGQWRVAIVLILVFSAVLTPPDVVSQLLMAGPLFLLYLVSAVVALLVERRKREATDGGSVDTPENL, from the coding sequence ATGGCCGCCAGCTCCAGCGAGCGCGACAGCCTGCCGCGCATGCCCTTCCTCCAGCATCTGGAGGCGCTGCGTTCGGTGCTCATCACCGCGCTGGTGGTGGTGGGCGTTGGCACGCTCGTGGCGTGGCCCTTCGCCGGGCGTCTGCTGGACTTCGTCATCCGCCTGTTGCCGGACGACATGCCCGCGCACGTCTTCGCGCCGGCCGAGGCCTTCCTCATCCGGCTCAAGGTGAGCGCGGCGGCGGGCCTCTTCGCGGGCGCCCCGATCGTGCTGTGGAAGGTCTGGTCCTTCCTCGCGCCGGCACTCTACCGCGCGGAGCGGCGGCGGGTGAGCGCGCTCTTCATCCTGTCGACGCTGCTCTTCTACGCCGGCACGGCGTTCGCCTATCTGGTGATCATCCCCATCACGATGGGCTACTTCTTTCGCCTGCTGACCGACAGCATGCAGATGACCATCGGCGTCACGCAGCTCTTCGGGGTGGTGGCCAAGCTCAGCGTGGCCTTCGGCGTGGTCTTCCAGCTGCCGCTGGTGATCTTCCTGCTCACCCTGCTGGGGCTGGTCTCGCCGCGCTGGCTGCTGGGGCAGTGGCGGGTGGCCATCGTGCTGATTCTCGTCTTCAGCGCGGTGCTCACGCCGCCGGACGTGGTCAGCCAGCTGCTGATGGCCGGGCCGCTCTTCCTGCTCTACCTGGTCAGCGCCGTCGTGGCGCTGCTCGTGGAGCGCCGGAAGCGTGAAGCGACGGACGGCGGCTCCGTTGACACCCCCGAGAACCTGTGA
- a CDS encoding sugar kinase: MSTTRLLAVGSLAYDDIETPVAAGRGLLGGSLSHFSLAAALAGAAPVLVAVVGEDFQHEHLELLAALPADVSGVARASGSSFRWGGRYGEDFVGRETLFTELGVFADFAPALADEHAACELVFLANIGPSLQARVLDAVRSPRLTAMDTMNLWIDSALADLLAVIRRVDLLFINDEEARQLTGERSLLRAGRALLELGPRYCVLKKGEHGVLLFAGDAVYPCPSYPVHALVDPTGAGDAFAGGVMGHLAREGRWDLDALRRALVTGSAVASFAVEGLGTAGLAARRPADLVRRREDLLRLMAPPLAGG; encoded by the coding sequence ATGAGCACGACCCGCCTGCTGGCCGTGGGCTCGCTGGCCTACGACGACATCGAGACGCCCGTGGCGGCCGGTCGAGGCCTCCTGGGCGGCAGCCTGTCGCACTTCAGCCTGGCCGCCGCCCTCGCGGGCGCCGCGCCGGTCCTGGTGGCCGTGGTGGGCGAGGACTTCCAGCACGAGCACCTCGAGCTGCTCGCCGCCCTGCCCGCGGACGTCAGCGGCGTGGCGCGCGCCAGCGGGAGCAGCTTCCGCTGGGGCGGCCGCTACGGCGAGGACTTCGTCGGCCGGGAGACGCTGTTCACCGAGCTGGGCGTCTTCGCCGACTTCGCCCCCGCGCTGGCGGACGAACACGCCGCCTGCGAGCTGGTCTTCCTGGCGAACATCGGGCCCTCGCTGCAGGCGCGGGTGCTGGACGCCGTCCGCTCGCCGCGGCTCACGGCCATGGACACCATGAACCTGTGGATTGACTCGGCCCTCGCGGATCTGCTGGCAGTGATCCGCCGCGTGGACCTGCTCTTCATCAACGACGAGGAGGCCCGCCAGCTCACGGGCGAGCGTTCGCTGCTGCGGGCGGGCCGCGCGCTGCTCGAGCTCGGCCCGCGCTACTGCGTGCTGAAGAAGGGCGAGCACGGCGTGCTGCTCTTCGCCGGCGACGCGGTCTATCCCTGTCCCTCCTACCCCGTGCATGCGCTGGTGGACCCCACCGGCGCCGGCGACGCCTTCGCGGGCGGGGTGATGGGCCATCTCGCGCGCGAAGGCCGCTGGGACCTGGACGCGCTGCGGCGCGCCCTCGTCACGGGCAGCGCCGTGGCCAGCTTCGCGGTGGAGGGACTCGGCACGGCGGGGCTCGCGGCCCGGCGGCCGGCCGACCTCGTCCGGCGCCGCGAAGACCTGCTGCGGCTGATGGCGCCGCCCCTCGCGGGCGGCTAG